The following proteins are co-located in the Spirosoma montaniterrae genome:
- a CDS encoding metallophosphoesterase family protein, with product MKIALFSDIHANLPALEAVLADMDRRCPDAVYCLGDLVGYNVWPNEVINTIRRRGIPTIAGNYDYGIGRHSDDCGCAYREEDEKAMGKVSISYTNSVVGPSERQYLRTLPTHIRVEFELDNNPEHLWTQQTPFSLLLVHGSPRKVNEYLFADRPDRSLGRVLEGANADILCFGHTHKPYHKVVSAEAEGQETYWRHAINIGSVGKPKDGDPRACYVLLTIDEMARPGLAGPGSKEDVQVEFIRVEYDVEKAAKAIENSELPNPYADMLRTA from the coding sequence ATGAAAATTGCCCTTTTCTCCGACATTCATGCCAACTTACCGGCCTTAGAAGCTGTTCTGGCCGACATGGACCGCCGTTGTCCCGATGCCGTGTACTGCCTCGGCGATCTGGTTGGCTACAACGTCTGGCCCAATGAAGTGATTAATACCATTCGTCGGCGGGGCATTCCAACCATCGCCGGCAATTACGACTACGGCATCGGGCGGCACAGCGACGATTGCGGCTGTGCCTATCGCGAAGAAGATGAAAAGGCGATGGGTAAGGTATCTATCAGCTATACGAATTCGGTGGTAGGCCCGAGCGAGCGGCAGTATCTGCGTACACTACCTACGCATATCCGGGTTGAGTTTGAATTGGACAACAATCCTGAACACTTGTGGACCCAGCAAACGCCCTTTTCGCTGCTGTTGGTGCATGGAAGCCCGCGCAAAGTGAATGAATACCTGTTTGCCGACCGTCCCGACCGGAGTTTGGGCCGGGTACTGGAAGGGGCCAACGCCGATATTCTGTGTTTTGGTCACACGCACAAGCCGTATCATAAGGTAGTCAGTGCCGAAGCCGAAGGGCAGGAAACCTACTGGCGTCATGCCATCAATATTGGCTCAGTGGGCAAACCCAAAGATGGCGACCCCCGCGCCTGTTACGTGTTGCTGACGATTGACGAAATGGCCCGGCCTGGATTGGCCGGGCCTGGCTCGAAAGAGGACGTTCAGGTTGAGTTTATTCGGGTTGAGTATGACGTGGAGAAGGCAGCTAAAGCCATTGAGAACAGCGAGTTGCCTAACCCCTATGCCGATATGTTGCGCACAGCCTAA
- a CDS encoding aminotransferase class IV, whose product MFLVYNSDVLHEDAFRLSVQDRAFQYGDGLFETIRYETNKLWFWPDHIDRLTTGMAALRIDQPTGFSAEALHQFVNQLLQKNKLVDQSARVKIQVWRQPGGFYTPTLNRANLLITTQPAGDFLITEKTKIGIYDTFRLVESPISRYKTLNSLPYILASIYKTENGFDDCLLLDQAGYVAECVASNVFWLQNDQLYTPSLETGCVNGILRRQVLRLWPETQEVLARSETLHAAQAIFCCNVNGIQWLRQLEGIGHFPNEHPTAERLFWQLLEPLRQQV is encoded by the coding sequence ATGTTTCTGGTCTATAATTCGGATGTTCTCCACGAAGATGCGTTTCGGCTATCGGTTCAGGACCGGGCATTTCAATACGGCGATGGGCTATTTGAAACCATCCGGTACGAGACCAACAAACTCTGGTTCTGGCCCGATCACATCGACCGGCTCACAACCGGCATGGCTGCTCTGCGCATCGATCAGCCCACAGGATTCAGCGCAGAAGCACTCCATCAGTTTGTTAATCAGCTACTTCAGAAAAATAAATTAGTCGACCAGTCCGCCCGCGTAAAAATTCAGGTCTGGCGGCAACCGGGTGGTTTTTACACACCTACGCTGAACCGGGCTAACCTGCTGATTACGACTCAACCCGCTGGTGACTTTTTAATCACTGAAAAGACAAAAATAGGGATTTATGACACGTTTCGTTTAGTAGAATCGCCAATTTCTCGTTATAAAACGTTAAATTCGTTACCATACATTCTTGCCAGTATCTATAAGACAGAAAATGGCTTCGACGACTGTTTGCTACTCGATCAGGCGGGCTACGTTGCCGAGTGTGTAGCGTCTAATGTGTTCTGGCTCCAGAACGACCAACTCTATACGCCCTCGCTCGAAACGGGTTGCGTCAATGGCATACTGCGTCGGCAAGTGCTACGACTTTGGCCTGAAACACAAGAAGTTCTGGCCCGTTCAGAAACGTTGCATGCGGCTCAGGCCATTTTTTGCTGCAACGTCAACGGCATTCAATGGCTCCGGCAACTTGAAGGCATTGGACATTTCCCCAATGAACATCCCACTGCCGAACGCTTGTTTTGGCAACTACTCGAACCGCTCCGGCAACAGGTATAG
- a CDS encoding TolC family protein, whose product MQRLLFLRIGIIGSLLGATLTSLQAQNTPAAVSPGAGTTVPNPQKLGLQQSIDVALQNNLTIRQSQIQLQGSELQLRQSKLNRLPNVGGFASQNFSSGFNVNPVTNAFVERSILSNNFQLNSQVTLYNGMALQNTIRQNDLLRQSNQQALGATQNNVILTVVQNYLNVLTAQEQFVVAQRQAEVSRAQLDRTQRLVNAGSVAESNLFDIRAQIANDELAIVNAQNNIDVAKVALLQAMNVPINGVVGTFEVEPIPVPDPAFDNYGATTQQVYETAQGFLPDVKAADLRVQSDALGVKVARASLQPTLTLNAGVSTIYSNFGQQRRIADGTTIQIPQTIVFNGVPQQIFLTQDGFRTEDYTFTEQLRNNMNRSVALNLQIPIYNRSQVRNRIINATLQQQNSEVAAANARLQLRQQIETAYTNLRAGANRYRATQVQVEQLDLAFKAAESRFNAGALNSTDYNIAKTNLDRARASLVQAKYDYVFRTKILDFYQNKPLTF is encoded by the coding sequence ATGCAGCGTTTGCTTTTTTTACGAATCGGAATCATTGGTAGTCTGCTGGGGGCGACTCTAACAAGTCTTCAGGCGCAGAATACGCCAGCGGCTGTGTCGCCCGGCGCGGGTACAACCGTTCCGAATCCACAAAAACTGGGTCTTCAGCAAAGCATCGACGTGGCTCTGCAAAACAACCTGACCATTCGGCAGAGTCAGATTCAGCTACAGGGCAGTGAGCTACAACTCCGGCAGTCGAAACTTAACCGTCTGCCCAACGTGGGTGGTTTTGCCTCGCAGAACTTCAGTTCCGGATTTAACGTCAACCCAGTAACCAACGCCTTCGTTGAGCGCAGCATCCTGTCAAATAATTTTCAGCTCAATTCGCAGGTGACGCTCTACAACGGTATGGCGTTGCAGAATACCATCAGGCAAAATGACTTGTTGCGGCAGTCGAATCAGCAGGCACTGGGTGCTACGCAGAACAACGTGATTCTGACGGTGGTGCAGAACTACCTCAACGTGCTGACAGCGCAGGAGCAGTTTGTGGTAGCGCAGCGGCAGGCCGAAGTGTCGCGGGCGCAGTTAGACCGTACACAACGGCTGGTAAATGCCGGATCAGTAGCCGAATCGAACCTGTTCGATATTCGGGCACAGATTGCTAACGACGAGCTGGCAATTGTGAACGCCCAAAACAACATCGACGTGGCGAAAGTAGCTCTGTTACAAGCCATGAACGTACCGATCAACGGCGTTGTTGGCACATTCGAGGTTGAGCCGATTCCTGTACCCGACCCGGCTTTTGACAACTACGGAGCAACCACGCAGCAGGTGTACGAAACGGCACAGGGCTTTTTGCCCGATGTGAAAGCCGCCGATTTGCGGGTTCAGAGCGATGCGCTTGGTGTGAAGGTAGCCCGCGCCAGCCTGCAACCAACATTGACACTTAATGCCGGTGTTAGTACAATTTATTCTAATTTTGGGCAGCAACGCCGTATTGCCGACGGCACCACGATACAAATTCCGCAGACGATTGTATTCAACGGTGTACCGCAACAGATTTTTCTCACGCAGGATGGTTTTCGCACAGAAGATTATACGTTTACAGAGCAATTGCGTAACAACATGAACCGCTCTGTAGCACTCAATCTACAAATCCCGATCTACAACCGGTCGCAGGTACGCAACCGAATTATCAACGCGACACTACAACAGCAAAATTCGGAAGTTGCAGCGGCCAACGCTCGTTTGCAGCTTCGGCAGCAGATCGAAACAGCCTATACCAATTTACGGGCTGGGGCCAATCGGTATCGGGCTACGCAGGTGCAGGTAGAACAACTGGACCTGGCTTTCAAAGCCGCCGAAAGCCGGTTTAATGCAGGGGCACTTAATTCAACTGATTACAACATTGCCAAAACCAACCTCGACCGCGCTCGGGCCAGTTTGGTACAGGCTAAATACGATTACGTGTTCAGAACGAAAATTTTAGACTTTTATCAGAATAAACCGCTTACATTTTAA
- the recO gene encoding DNA repair protein RecO: MLQKTRGIALSYIRYRETSIISRVYTEEFGLQSYIVNGVRSAKSKNNRIALFQPLTLLDMVVYYKNDRDLHRLSEVKTLHPFQSLPFEVAKSTIAMFVTELLNKVLKEEAGSPVLFRFLVDSILFLEESRSNYENFHLAFLLKLSFFLGFGPESALEFESQLRENSYPFLPDNQTETALNTLLRQPLGTPAPLTRAGRNELLDALVVYYQIHIDTIGEVKSLPVLREVLG, from the coding sequence ATGCTGCAAAAAACACGGGGCATTGCCCTCAGCTATATTCGTTACCGCGAAACGTCGATTATTTCCCGCGTCTACACCGAAGAATTTGGCCTGCAAAGCTACATCGTCAACGGGGTGCGGTCGGCCAAAAGCAAAAACAACCGCATCGCTCTGTTTCAGCCACTTACGCTGCTCGATATGGTTGTGTACTACAAAAATGACCGCGACTTGCACCGGCTGTCGGAAGTAAAAACGCTGCATCCCTTTCAGAGTCTGCCGTTTGAGGTTGCCAAATCGACTATTGCCATGTTTGTGACAGAGTTGCTGAACAAGGTATTGAAAGAAGAAGCTGGCAGCCCGGTGCTGTTTCGGTTTTTAGTCGATTCAATTTTATTTCTGGAAGAATCCCGCAGCAACTACGAGAACTTCCATCTCGCGTTTTTGCTGAAGCTGTCGTTTTTTCTGGGCTTCGGCCCCGAATCGGCACTTGAGTTTGAGAGCCAGCTTCGCGAGAACTCGTATCCGTTTCTGCCTGATAATCAAACCGAAACGGCCCTGAACACGCTGCTCCGGCAACCACTCGGTACGCCCGCACCGCTCACCCGTGCCGGTCGTAACGAACTACTCGATGCGCTGGTTGTCTACTACCAGATTCACATCGATACCATCGGCGAAGTTAAGTCGTTGCCCGTACTCCGCGAAGTGCTGGGCTAA
- a CDS encoding head GIN domain-containing protein: protein MKTLALLLVLFVSPFTTANDDWKTDRPVSGFSGLSVSSGIDVYLTQGNSEKLTIEAKGFDEDEVISEVRNGVLKLYIDRRGIMNWNFGRNTYVKAYLTFKQLNNLRASGGADVFGQGMLSFRDLNVEASGGSDIKLSLKANELNAEASGGADLILDGSARSLNASGSGGADLDARKLVVEVGNANSSGGSDVYIHATRELSMKASGGSDIHYYGPAKVLAKSESGGSDITRRN, encoded by the coding sequence ATGAAAACGCTTGCTTTACTACTTGTTCTGTTCGTATCTCCTTTTACGACCGCCAATGATGACTGGAAAACCGACCGCCCGGTTTCGGGCTTTTCGGGCCTGAGCGTTAGTAGTGGCATTGATGTGTATCTGACCCAGGGTAACTCCGAAAAATTGACCATCGAAGCCAAAGGTTTCGATGAAGACGAAGTGATTTCGGAAGTCCGAAACGGCGTACTGAAACTGTACATCGACCGCCGGGGCATTATGAACTGGAATTTTGGTCGTAATACATACGTAAAAGCGTATCTGACCTTCAAACAGTTAAACAACCTCAGGGCATCGGGCGGGGCCGACGTATTCGGGCAGGGAATGCTATCGTTCCGCGACTTGAACGTAGAAGCATCAGGCGGTTCAGATATTAAACTGAGCCTGAAAGCCAATGAACTGAACGCAGAAGCCTCGGGCGGGGCCGACCTGATTCTCGACGGTTCGGCGCGGTCGCTCAACGCCAGCGGTTCGGGCGGGGCCGATCTGGATGCCCGAAAATTGGTTGTTGAAGTAGGGAACGCCAACTCGTCGGGCGGGTCCGACGTCTATATTCATGCTACTCGTGAACTAAGCATGAAAGCCTCGGGCGGGTCCGACATTCATTATTACGGCCCGGCCAAAGTGCTCGCCAAAAGCGAATCGGGCGGCTCGGATATTACCCGGAGAAATTAA
- a CDS encoding 5-(carboxyamino)imidazole ribonucleotide synthase, producing MTPTIGILGGGQLGLMLLQASIDWNLCVHVLDPDADAPCRHLCTQFTVGSLTDYDTVYRFGRAVDVLTIEIERVNVDALEALEREGKRVYPQPSVIRTIQDKRLQKQFYRAHNLPTADFILTDNRADVAQVAADFFPAFHKLGRDGYDGRGVQRIRSVADAEKAFDAPGVLEQAVDFEKELAVIVARNERGEVQTFPTVEMVFHPEHNLVEYLFAPADISPTVEQRAQEIARQTADAFGIVGLLAVELFLDKQGNVLINEVAPRPHNSGHHTIRANVTSQFEQHWRAILNLPLGNTSAYQPAAMVNLLGEDGHTGPAVYEGLDTLLALSGVFPFLYGKAITKPFRKMGHVTVMDTDLERLREKVAQVKAGIRVIT from the coding sequence TTGACACCTACCATTGGCATTCTGGGCGGGGGGCAGTTGGGCCTGATGCTCCTGCAAGCATCTATCGACTGGAATCTGTGCGTTCACGTACTCGACCCCGACGCCGACGCACCCTGCCGCCACCTTTGTACGCAGTTTACGGTTGGTTCGCTGACCGATTATGATACCGTGTATCGGTTCGGGCGGGCTGTTGACGTGCTGACGATTGAAATTGAGCGCGTCAACGTCGATGCGCTCGAAGCCCTCGAACGCGAAGGCAAGCGCGTGTATCCGCAACCGTCGGTAATTCGGACCATTCAGGATAAGCGGCTGCAAAAACAGTTCTACCGCGCCCACAATCTGCCCACCGCCGATTTCATCCTGACCGACAACCGTGCTGACGTAGCACAGGTGGCTGCCGATTTTTTCCCGGCTTTTCACAAACTCGGTCGAGATGGGTACGATGGGCGGGGCGTTCAGCGTATTCGGTCGGTTGCCGACGCTGAAAAAGCCTTCGACGCGCCGGGCGTACTGGAGCAAGCCGTTGATTTCGAAAAAGAATTAGCTGTAATCGTTGCCCGCAATGAGCGGGGCGAGGTGCAGACCTTCCCAACGGTTGAGATGGTGTTTCACCCCGAACACAACTTAGTCGAGTATTTGTTTGCCCCCGCCGACATTTCACCTACTGTTGAACAACGGGCGCAGGAAATAGCCCGCCAAACTGCCGATGCATTCGGCATTGTGGGTCTGCTGGCCGTTGAATTATTTTTGGATAAACAGGGCAATGTTCTGATTAATGAAGTAGCTCCGCGCCCACACAACAGCGGTCATCATACCATTCGGGCCAACGTAACCTCGCAGTTTGAGCAGCACTGGCGGGCTATTCTGAACCTGCCACTGGGCAACACCAGTGCCTACCAGCCTGCCGCGATGGTGAACCTGCTGGGCGAAGACGGACACACCGGCCCGGCGGTGTATGAGGGGCTGGATACGCTGCTGGCTCTATCGGGCGTCTTCCCGTTTCTCTACGGCAAAGCCATAACAAAACCCTTCCGCAAAATGGGCCACGTTACGGTGATGGATACCGACCTGGAGCGGCTTCGCGAGAAAGTAGCGCAGGTGAAAGCAGGTATTCGCGTCATTACCTGA
- a CDS encoding Uma2 family endonuclease — translation MITDLSQLDPNGTYTYADYLKWRFEQSVELIKGKIYNMSPAPRSAHQRIGMRLLHDLLNHFEERTCEVFVAPFDVRLPNPDYEPGFNNKVHTVVQPDICVICDPAKIDELGCVGPPDWVIEIASPSTQKKDFNEKFDLYESAGVREYWIVVPKSAEIYAYALRDGRYEETDVYEKGSRATSILFPDLSFEMDVIFNF, via the coding sequence ATGATTACTGACTTATCGCAACTCGACCCAAACGGCACGTACACCTACGCCGACTACCTGAAATGGCGTTTTGAGCAAAGCGTCGAACTTATTAAGGGTAAGATTTACAATATGTCGCCTGCGCCCCGCTCGGCCCATCAGCGGATTGGGATGCGACTGTTGCATGACTTGCTCAACCATTTTGAGGAGCGAACCTGCGAAGTTTTTGTTGCTCCATTCGATGTGCGCCTGCCAAACCCTGACTATGAGCCGGGATTTAATAACAAAGTTCATACAGTTGTGCAACCCGATATTTGCGTCATCTGCGACCCGGCCAAGATTGACGAATTAGGTTGCGTAGGGCCGCCCGACTGGGTAATTGAAATCGCGTCGCCCTCTACGCAAAAGAAGGATTTCAACGAAAAATTTGACCTCTATGAATCGGCGGGGGTGCGCGAGTACTGGATTGTCGTACCGAAAAGTGCCGAAATTTACGCCTATGCCCTGCGCGACGGGCGGTACGAAGAAACCGACGTGTACGAGAAAGGAAGCCGTGCCACATCGATCCTTTTCCCTGATTTGTCGTTCGAAATGGATGTGATTTTCAATTTTTAG
- a CDS encoding arsenite methyltransferase, which produces MTTSEDLKAIVRQKYGEIAQQTDAQGVAVDCGCGPSSCCGPANTDASYSILMNDEYSTVNGYVAEADLGLGCGLPTEFARIKPGDVVADLGSGAGNDCFVARAETGETGRVIGLDMTPAMIDRARQNAKALGFQNVEFVYGDIEDMPLPDNLADVVVSNCVMNLVPDKTKAFAETYRILKPGGHFSISDIVLLGELPDGLQRDAELYAGCVSGAIQQEAYLSIVAEAGFQNILIQKQKEINLPNELLLNYLTLDELRAYKQAKRGIFSITVFAQKPVQ; this is translated from the coding sequence ATGACAACATCCGAAGATTTAAAGGCCATCGTGCGGCAGAAATATGGCGAAATTGCTCAACAGACCGACGCACAGGGCGTTGCTGTTGACTGCGGCTGCGGGCCGTCGTCGTGCTGCGGACCAGCAAACACCGATGCGTCGTACAGCATTTTGATGAACGACGAATACAGCACCGTGAACGGCTACGTAGCCGAAGCCGATTTGGGTTTAGGCTGCGGTTTGCCCACCGAATTTGCCCGAATCAAACCCGGCGACGTGGTAGCTGACCTCGGTTCGGGCGCAGGAAACGACTGTTTTGTGGCCCGCGCCGAAACGGGAGAAACCGGACGCGTTATCGGTCTCGACATGACACCCGCCATGATCGACCGCGCCCGACAAAATGCAAAAGCACTTGGTTTTCAGAATGTTGAATTCGTTTACGGCGATATTGAAGACATGCCTCTGCCCGATAATCTTGCCGATGTGGTGGTGAGTAACTGCGTCATGAATCTCGTTCCCGACAAAACCAAAGCGTTTGCTGAGACCTATCGCATTCTGAAACCAGGTGGTCATTTCAGCATTTCCGACATTGTGCTGCTGGGCGAACTACCCGACGGTTTGCAGCGCGACGCCGAACTCTACGCGGGTTGTGTATCGGGAGCTATTCAGCAGGAAGCTTATCTGAGCATTGTGGCCGAAGCAGGTTTTCAGAACATCCTGATTCAGAAACAGAAAGAAATCAATCTGCCGAATGAGTTGCTGCTCAACTACCTGACACTTGACGAATTACGGGCGTATAAACAGGCCAAACGTGGCATTTTCAGCATAACTGTATTCGCGCAAAAGCCTGTCCAATGA
- a CDS encoding ArsR/SmtB family transcription factor: protein MGLTKTEIFTDHQNRVADLAKAFAHPARIAILQLLAERKACICGDLVDELPLAQATVSQHLKELKRIGIIKGDIDPPRVCYCINEPVWNEARRLFGQVFDVYIADKQCC, encoded by the coding sequence ATGGGATTAACCAAGACTGAAATTTTCACCGATCATCAGAATCGCGTAGCCGACCTTGCCAAGGCTTTTGCCCACCCGGCGCGGATAGCTATTCTGCAACTGCTCGCCGAGCGAAAAGCCTGTATCTGTGGCGATTTGGTTGATGAGTTACCGCTGGCGCAGGCTACTGTTTCACAGCATCTGAAAGAGTTAAAACGGATTGGTATCATTAAAGGCGATATTGACCCGCCCCGCGTTTGCTACTGCATCAACGAACCTGTCTGGAATGAAGCACGTAGACTGTTCGGGCAAGTGTTCGACGTGTACATAGCTGATAAACAGTGCTGTTAA
- a CDS encoding ABC transporter ATP-binding protein gives MIQLRNVAKYYPAGFGRTYVLRNINLDIAPGEFVSIMGPSGSGKSTLLHILGLLEEPSEGEYLFEEQPVQKLSEKRRTELHRTQIGFVFQAYHLIDELTVYENIETPLLYKGVGGSERKSRVAELLDRFNIVAKKDLFPAQLSGGQQQLVGIARALAAQPSVIFADEPTGNLHSDQARDIMELFRELNQKDGVTIVQVTHSETNAEYGSRIVRLKDGWLENSGQLTTTL, from the coding sequence ATGATTCAACTCCGCAACGTCGCCAAATACTACCCGGCAGGATTTGGACGGACTTACGTACTGCGTAACATAAACCTCGACATTGCGCCGGGCGAGTTTGTGTCGATTATGGGACCGAGCGGTTCGGGCAAAAGTACGCTGCTACACATTCTCGGCCTGCTCGAAGAGCCATCGGAGGGCGAGTATCTTTTTGAGGAACAGCCCGTGCAGAAATTGAGCGAAAAACGACGCACCGAACTTCACCGCACGCAAATTGGCTTTGTATTTCAGGCATATCACCTGATTGACGAGCTGACGGTTTACGAAAATATCGAAACACCCCTGCTCTACAAAGGCGTCGGCGGTTCGGAACGCAAAAGCCGCGTGGCCGAGCTTCTCGACCGGTTCAATATCGTCGCCAAAAAAGACTTGTTCCCGGCCCAGCTTTCGGGTGGTCAGCAGCAGTTGGTGGGCATTGCGCGGGCGTTGGCGGCCCAACCCAGCGTTATCTTTGCCGACGAACCCACCGGCAATCTGCACTCCGATCAGGCCCGCGATATTATGGAGTTATTCCGTGAACTGAATCAGAAAGACGGGGTCACAATCGTGCAGGTAACACACTCCGAAACCAATGCCGAATATGGTTCGCGCATTGTTCGGTTAAAAGATGGCTGGTTAGAAAACAGTGGGCAGTTGACAACAACCCTGTAA
- a CDS encoding S1 family peptidase codes for MFVDAIERVDSFTRPLHSIVRLYGHDEIIPGSATLFFVNELGCAITCKHVAELIAQADNIHQNYRNFQGARRSVLQEKDAARRIGQLEERFKLKPDTLIRVRNNFVSCVDQFQKLNIDMHPTQDLALLRFEGYNRALYRGYATFLKDTSRVKAGRSLCRLGYPFPEFTNFRYNSAIDDIEWTSEGRVNSPRFPIDGIVTRLLSENNSITAIEMSTPGLRGQSGGPLFDVNGVIYGMQSATRHLHLGFDIEDREVLVNGRRSRVSNYPFLNVGQCVHVDVIKAFLRERGVKFYES; via the coding sequence TGAAATTATACCCGGCAGTGCCACGCTGTTTTTTGTAAATGAACTGGGCTGTGCCATCACGTGCAAACACGTTGCCGAACTGATTGCTCAGGCCGACAACATTCACCAGAACTACCGAAATTTTCAGGGTGCCCGCCGGTCGGTGCTTCAGGAAAAAGACGCGGCCCGGCGCATTGGTCAGCTCGAAGAACGATTCAAACTCAAACCCGATACGCTGATTCGGGTTCGCAATAACTTTGTAAGCTGCGTCGATCAGTTTCAGAAACTGAATATCGACATGCACCCCACGCAGGATTTGGCTCTGCTGCGGTTCGAGGGATACAATCGGGCATTATATCGGGGCTATGCTACATTTCTCAAAGACACCAGCCGCGTAAAAGCCGGTAGGAGCCTGTGTCGGCTTGGCTATCCATTTCCTGAGTTTACGAATTTTCGCTACAACTCCGCCATCGATGATATTGAGTGGACATCGGAAGGCCGTGTCAACTCGCCCCGCTTTCCAATCGACGGTATCGTGACGCGGCTTCTGAGCGAAAACAACAGCATTACGGCTATCGAGATGAGTACGCCCGGTTTGCGTGGACAAAGTGGCGGTCCGCTGTTCGACGTCAACGGCGTCATCTACGGAATGCAGTCTGCAACCCGCCATTTGCACTTGGGTTTCGACATTGAAGACCGCGAAGTGTTGGTCAACGGTCGCCGGAGCCGTGTATCGAACTATCCGTTTCTCAACGTCGGTCAATGCGTTCACGTGGACGTGATTAAGGCATTTTTGCGTGAGCGGGGCGTGAAGTTTTACGAAAGTTAG